A window of Prolixibacter sp. SD074 contains these coding sequences:
- the ykgO gene encoding type B 50S ribosomal protein L36, with the protein MKVRVSIKKRSADCKIVRRKGRLYVINKKNPKFKQRQG; encoded by the coding sequence ATGAAAGTAAGAGTATCTATCAAAAAACGTAGTGCTGATTGCAAAATCGTTCGGCGGAAAGGTCGTCTCTACGTTATTAACAAAAAAAACCCGAAGTTCAAGCAACGTCAGGGATAA
- the map gene encoding type I methionyl aminopeptidase — MIYFKTNEEIGLIRESCLLVSRTLAEIALYIQPGISTLELDRIAETFIRNNNGKPGFLGYQGYPNTLCASVNNTVVHGIPSEYKIKDGDIVSIDCGVLLNGWYGGSCYTFLVGNVPEREKTLCRATYRSLEDAITAAIEGNRLGDIGHAVRRHAERHHFSIVRGFVGHGLGRNLHEEPEIANYGKPGRGVKLRRGMVMAVEPMLNSGKSGVVTEDDGWTVKTVDGESSAHFEHTLVVREEKAEKLSTFNFIEEAIKKNKFLWQNSLL; from the coding sequence ATGATTTACTTCAAGACAAATGAAGAAATCGGCCTCATTCGCGAAAGTTGCTTACTTGTAAGTCGCACATTAGCTGAAATAGCACTATATATTCAACCCGGTATTTCAACGCTTGAGTTGGACCGGATAGCTGAAACGTTCATTCGAAATAATAACGGAAAGCCAGGTTTTCTGGGATACCAGGGATATCCCAATACCCTTTGTGCTTCTGTCAACAATACGGTAGTGCACGGTATACCGTCCGAATATAAAATTAAGGACGGGGATATTGTTTCCATAGATTGTGGCGTACTCTTAAACGGCTGGTATGGTGGTTCATGTTATACCTTTTTGGTCGGAAATGTTCCGGAACGTGAAAAAACCTTATGCCGGGCAACATATCGTTCGCTGGAGGATGCCATAACCGCGGCAATTGAAGGAAACCGGCTCGGTGATATAGGACACGCTGTCCGGCGCCATGCCGAACGACATCACTTCTCAATTGTAAGAGGTTTCGTTGGGCATGGCCTTGGGCGGAATCTTCACGAAGAACCGGAAATAGCCAATTATGGCAAACCCGGACGTGGAGTGAAGCTCAGACGTGGGATGGTAATGGCTGTTGAACCAATGCTGAATTCGGGGAAATCCGGAGTAGTAACCGAAGATGATGGCTGGACCGTTAAAACAGTAGACGGAGAATCATCAGCACACTTTGAACATACCCTGGTGGTGCGGGAAGAGAAAGCTGAGAAACTTTCAACTTTTAACTTTATAGAAGAAGCAATTAAAAAAAACAAATTTTTATGGCAAAACAGCCTTCTATAG
- the secY gene encoding preprotein translocase subunit SecY: MKKLFETLKNIYKIEDLRSRLTVTFLFLIVYRLGSFVSLPGIDPAQLGALKAQTSSGLLGLLNMFSGGAFSNASIFALGIMPYISASIVIQLMGIAVPYFQKLQKEGESGRNKINQITRYLTVGILLFQAPAYLTNLHYQLPETAFAIKGATFTIASTIILTAGSMFIMWLGERITDKGIGNGISLIIMIGIIARLPFALFAEFVSRLEEQGGGLVMFLVEFVILFLVFMLTILLVQGTRKVPVQYAKRIVGNRQYGGVRQYIPLKVNAAGVMPIIFAQAIMFVPMSIAGFSGSEAMSGFVSAFSDYTGFWYNFTQFMLVIIFTYFYTAITINPVQMAEDMKKNGGFIPGVKPGKRTAEYLDTIMSRITLPGSIFLGLVTILPAFAMIMGINSQFAHFYGGTSLLILVGVILDTLQQIESHLLMRHYDGLLKGGRIKGRTGGGPSVI, translated from the coding sequence ATGAAAAAGTTATTCGAGACCCTTAAGAACATCTATAAGATTGAGGATTTAAGATCCCGGTTGACAGTTACGTTTCTCTTCCTGATAGTTTACCGACTTGGTTCATTCGTTTCCCTACCGGGAATTGATCCGGCCCAGTTGGGTGCGTTAAAGGCGCAAACTTCCTCAGGGCTTCTCGGACTGTTGAACATGTTTTCGGGAGGAGCGTTCTCGAACGCATCGATATTTGCGTTGGGAATTATGCCCTACATCAGTGCTTCAATCGTGATTCAGCTTATGGGTATCGCAGTTCCTTATTTTCAGAAGTTACAGAAAGAAGGAGAGTCCGGACGTAATAAAATCAATCAGATTACCCGCTATTTGACAGTGGGTATCCTGTTGTTTCAGGCGCCGGCTTACTTAACTAATTTGCACTATCAGCTTCCCGAAACGGCATTTGCAATTAAGGGGGCTACCTTTACCATTGCCTCCACAATAATTCTGACGGCAGGCTCCATGTTTATCATGTGGCTGGGGGAACGAATTACGGACAAAGGAATTGGTAATGGTATTTCGCTCATTATCATGATTGGTATTATTGCCCGTCTGCCTTTTGCCCTCTTCGCCGAGTTTGTAAGCCGGTTGGAAGAGCAGGGTGGAGGACTGGTTATGTTCCTGGTCGAATTTGTAATTCTGTTCCTGGTATTCATGTTGACTATCCTGCTTGTTCAGGGTACCCGGAAAGTACCGGTACAGTATGCAAAACGGATAGTAGGTAACCGTCAGTACGGCGGTGTTCGTCAGTACATTCCCCTGAAGGTGAATGCTGCTGGTGTAATGCCTATCATTTTCGCCCAGGCTATCATGTTTGTGCCGATGAGTATTGCCGGATTTTCCGGTTCGGAAGCGATGAGTGGCTTCGTGTCAGCATTCTCGGATTATACCGGATTCTGGTATAACTTTACCCAGTTCATGCTGGTAATCATATTCACCTATTTCTATACCGCTATTACCATTAATCCGGTCCAAATGGCTGAGGACATGAAAAAGAATGGCGGGTTTATACCGGGAGTTAAACCGGGTAAACGAACGGCTGAATACCTGGATACCATCATGTCAAGAATTACACTGCCGGGTTCCATCTTTTTGGGACTGGTAACGATTCTACCGGCATTTGCAATGATTATGGGAATTAATTCCCAGTTTGCGCACTTCTACGGTGGGACGTCATTGCTGATTCTTGTGGGAGTTATTCTGGATACGTTGCAACAGATCGAAAGTCACTTGCTCATGCGTCACTATGACGGTCTGCTGAAAGGCGGGCGTATCAAGGGACGTACTGGTGGCGGTCCTTCTGTGATTTAA
- the infA gene encoding translation initiation factor IF-1, with amino-acid sequence MAKQPSIEQDGTIIEALSNAMFRVELQNGHVITAHISGKMRMHYIKILPGDKVKVEMSPYDLTKGRITFRYKN; translated from the coding sequence ATGGCAAAACAGCCTTCTATAGAACAAGATGGAACCATTATTGAAGCGTTGTCAAACGCGATGTTTAGGGTGGAATTACAAAATGGTCATGTGATCACTGCTCACATATCGGGCAAGATGCGTATGCACTATATCAAGATTTTACCTGGTGACAAAGTAAAAGTTGAGATGTCTCCATACGACCTTACTAAAGGAAGGATCACTTTCAGATATAAAAATTAA